One region of Myxococcus stipitatus genomic DNA includes:
- a CDS encoding lamin tail domain-containing protein, whose amino-acid sequence MTWSFRQLLAPLAALLLVVAACGDDDPPASVCGNGFVERGESCDDGNTTDGDGCSSTCQTTPKPDGGRPDGGDGDGGSNEPDSGTGEPDSGTGEPDSGTGEPDSGTGEPDSGSGEPDSGTVEPDSGTVEPDSGTVEPDGGSEVPDSGTGTPDSGTGEPDSGTTPDSGTGTPDSGMGEPDSGTTPDSGTGTPDSGTGTPDSGTTPDSGTGTPDSGTGEPDGGSEVPDSGTGTPDSGTTPDAGSGGTDVMCPAANLPPPPTGTCTVESGSAARLFTGVILAPDKVYRGGQMLVDDTGIIQCVGCDCSQAAGAATATRVTCPRGVVSPGLINSHDHITFQQEPYVAPATKADERYEHRHDWREGNNGHTKITAAGGANTTAINWAELRQLIAGTTSIAGSGGAKGLLRNLDAPNTSATGSNQEGLGAGTGANYETFPLNDSGGLEVVSGCSAYSRIDTPDVIPAASAYLPHISEGIEASARNEFLCLSGQQAGGEDILGSRTAIIHGIGLKATDIALMASKGSSLVWSPRSNVALYGDTASVPLYKSLGVNISLGTDWLRSGSMNILRELKCADDLDTFYFNNSLSDAETWALVTANAAQAFQATRIGALVPGKLADVAIFRFDGPLTSPHRAVITAQPADVVLTMRGGKALFGESSVISALNTTGCDSLEVCGEQRSVCLQSELGVSLATLRSSNSSAYPLFSCGTPSNEPVCEPQRTSTNPSFPASVSGSTVYTGDVTGLDVDGDGIPDSVDNCPSVFNPVRPLDQGQQLDTDGDGVGDACDVCPLLANSTQCVRHNPNDTDDDGVINALDNCPAVANPDQADSDGDGRGDACDLCPAPNTGDAPCPLSIYDVKQPGPGGGSPWVGLNVSLNNVTVTGVGGTGFFVQVNPLDQGYRGPDYSGVFVFTRVAPPSEVVPGTRVNVTALVSNYFGQLQLANPVITIASQGSTVPPPQQVTPAEVATGGGRATPLEGVLVRVTQVQVTSIAPPPGGGDRAPTGEFEVNGVLRINDYLTTFPLPALGDRFTAITGVLELRNDHSKIEPRSAEDFVVAGPEAVLAGLGPTGLYVRSGFTGPTFPERLTVTLSGPAPQDTVVTVSSSSPAVSVPGGQVVIPAGERAASVIVSADQSRDPGVSKALLTATLGDATREATVLVLAVDAPTSLAMLSPESAAVRGGGTHTFTLTMDVPPATDTPVELTVVPANLGTVATPVVVAADALTAKFDFTAANVSGEGELVATLNGQTVVAKLRVEALTGANHVVISEFAPQGPGGADDEFVELFNPTSSPVNLAGWQLQYKSSTGPAYRSYTLPAGATIQPRGYYLVASSKYQAAGVAADATWPTTAFALSASATGGGHLRIGPPGLSENPGDPSTVDRVGYGSADDAEGASVTPLPVAAGSFERKANASSTSATMQGGVDALRGNGHDSDDNASDFILRTQRGPQNTTSATE is encoded by the coding sequence ATGACCTGGTCCTTCCGCCAACTGTTGGCGCCGCTCGCGGCCCTTCTCCTGGTCGTCGCCGCCTGTGGCGACGATGATCCTCCCGCGTCGGTGTGTGGCAATGGATTCGTCGAACGCGGCGAAAGCTGTGACGACGGCAACACCACCGACGGCGATGGCTGTAGCAGCACCTGCCAGACGACGCCGAAGCCCGATGGTGGGCGTCCCGACGGCGGCGACGGGGACGGCGGCTCGAACGAGCCTGATTCCGGCACGGGCGAGCCTGATTCCGGCACGGGCGAGCCGGACTCTGGCACGGGCGAGCCGGACTCTGGCACGGGCGAGCCTGATTCCGGCTCGGGCGAGCCGGACTCTGGCACGGTGGAGCCCGATTCCGGCACCGTGGAGCCGGACTCCGGCACCGTGGAGCCGGATGGTGGCTCCGAGGTTCCCGATTCGGGGACGGGTACTCCGGACTCCGGTACGGGCGAGCCCGATTCCGGGACGACGCCTGACTCCGGCACGGGCACGCCGGACTCCGGTATGGGCGAGCCTGACTCCGGGACGACGCCTGACTCCGGCACGGGCACGCCGGACTCCGGTACGGGCACGCCCGACTCCGGCACGACGCCGGACTCCGGTACGGGCACGCCCGACTCCGGCACGGGTGAGCCGGATGGTGGCTCCGAGGTCCCTGATTCGGGGACGGGCACGCCGGACTCCGGCACGACGCCCGATGCGGGCTCCGGAGGGACGGATGTGATGTGCCCCGCGGCGAACCTCCCTCCTCCTCCCACGGGGACATGCACGGTGGAGTCGGGCAGCGCCGCCCGCCTCTTCACGGGTGTCATCCTGGCGCCGGACAAGGTCTACCGCGGCGGTCAGATGCTGGTGGACGACACGGGCATCATCCAGTGCGTGGGTTGCGACTGCTCGCAGGCGGCGGGCGCGGCGACGGCGACGCGCGTCACCTGTCCTCGGGGCGTCGTGTCTCCGGGCCTCATCAACTCGCACGACCACATCACCTTCCAGCAGGAGCCGTATGTGGCGCCCGCCACGAAGGCGGACGAGCGCTACGAGCACCGCCACGACTGGCGGGAGGGCAACAACGGCCACACGAAGATCACCGCCGCCGGCGGCGCGAACACGACCGCCATCAACTGGGCGGAGCTGCGCCAGCTCATCGCGGGCACGACCTCCATCGCCGGCTCGGGTGGCGCCAAGGGCCTGCTGCGCAACCTGGATGCTCCGAACACGTCGGCCACCGGCAGCAACCAGGAGGGCCTGGGGGCCGGCACTGGCGCGAACTACGAGACGTTCCCGCTCAATGACAGTGGAGGCCTGGAGGTCGTGAGCGGCTGCAGTGCCTACTCGAGGATCGACACGCCCGATGTGATTCCGGCCGCGTCCGCGTACCTGCCGCACATCTCCGAGGGCATCGAGGCCTCTGCGCGCAACGAGTTCCTGTGTCTGTCCGGCCAGCAGGCGGGTGGCGAGGACATCCTCGGCTCGCGCACGGCGATCATCCACGGCATCGGCCTGAAGGCCACGGACATCGCGCTGATGGCGTCCAAGGGCTCCAGCCTGGTCTGGTCGCCGCGCTCCAACGTCGCGTTGTATGGCGACACGGCCTCCGTCCCGCTCTACAAGTCGCTGGGCGTCAACATCTCGCTGGGCACCGACTGGCTGCGCTCCGGCTCGATGAACATCCTGCGCGAGCTCAAGTGCGCGGACGACCTGGACACGTTCTACTTCAACAACTCGCTGAGCGACGCGGAGACGTGGGCCCTGGTGACGGCCAACGCGGCGCAGGCGTTCCAGGCGACGCGCATCGGCGCGCTGGTGCCGGGCAAGCTGGCGGACGTTGCCATCTTCCGCTTCGACGGCCCGCTGACCTCGCCCCACCGCGCGGTCATCACCGCGCAGCCCGCGGACGTGGTGCTCACCATGCGTGGCGGCAAGGCGCTCTTCGGCGAGTCGAGCGTCATCTCCGCGCTGAACACGACGGGCTGTGACTCGCTCGAGGTCTGCGGCGAGCAGCGCTCCGTCTGCCTCCAGTCCGAGCTGGGCGTGAGCCTGGCGACGCTGCGCTCGAGCAACTCCAGCGCCTACCCGCTGTTCTCGTGCGGCACGCCGTCCAACGAGCCGGTGTGCGAGCCGCAGCGCACGTCCACCAACCCGAGCTTCCCGGCCTCCGTGTCGGGGTCGACGGTCTACACCGGCGACGTGACCGGGCTGGACGTGGACGGCGATGGCATCCCCGACTCCGTCGACAACTGCCCGTCGGTCTTCAACCCGGTGCGTCCGCTCGACCAGGGCCAGCAGCTCGACACGGATGGTGACGGCGTGGGCGACGCCTGTGACGTGTGCCCGCTGCTCGCCAACTCCACCCAGTGCGTGCGCCACAACCCCAACGACACCGACGACGACGGCGTGATCAACGCGCTGGACAACTGCCCCGCCGTGGCCAACCCGGACCAGGCGGATTCGGACGGCGACGGCCGCGGTGACGCGTGCGACCTCTGCCCGGCCCCCAACACCGGCGACGCGCCGTGCCCGCTGTCGATCTACGACGTGAAGCAGCCGGGGCCGGGCGGTGGCTCGCCGTGGGTGGGTCTGAACGTCTCGCTGAACAACGTCACCGTCACGGGCGTGGGCGGCACCGGCTTCTTCGTGCAGGTGAACCCGCTGGACCAGGGCTATCGCGGCCCTGACTACTCGGGCGTCTTCGTCTTCACGCGCGTGGCGCCTCCGAGCGAGGTGGTGCCGGGCACCCGCGTGAACGTCACCGCGCTGGTGTCGAACTACTTTGGGCAGCTGCAGCTGGCCAACCCGGTCATCACGATCGCCAGCCAGGGCAGCACGGTGCCTCCGCCGCAGCAGGTGACGCCGGCCGAGGTGGCCACCGGTGGCGGCCGCGCGACGCCGCTGGAGGGCGTGCTGGTGCGCGTGACGCAGGTGCAGGTCACGAGCATCGCGCCGCCTCCGGGTGGGGGCGACAGGGCGCCCACCGGCGAGTTCGAGGTCAACGGCGTGCTGCGCATCAACGACTACCTGACCACCTTCCCGCTGCCGGCGTTGGGGGACCGGTTCACCGCCATCACCGGCGTGCTCGAGCTGCGCAACGACCACTCGAAGATCGAGCCGCGCTCCGCGGAGGACTTCGTCGTGGCGGGGCCGGAGGCGGTGCTCGCGGGGCTGGGGCCCACGGGGCTCTATGTGCGCTCGGGCTTCACCGGCCCGACCTTCCCCGAGCGGCTCACGGTGACGCTCAGCGGCCCGGCGCCCCAGGACACGGTCGTGACGGTGTCGTCGTCCTCCCCGGCCGTCTCCGTGCCGGGTGGCCAGGTCGTCATCCCCGCGGGCGAGCGGGCCGCCTCCGTGATCGTGAGCGCGGACCAGTCGAGGGATCCGGGCGTGAGCAAGGCGCTGCTGACGGCCACCCTGGGTGACGCCACCCGCGAGGCGACGGTGCTGGTGCTGGCCGTCGACGCGCCCACGTCGCTGGCCATGCTGTCGCCCGAGTCCGCGGCCGTCCGCGGCGGGGGCACGCACACCTTCACGCTGACCATGGACGTGCCTCCGGCGACGGACACCCCGGTGGAGCTGACCGTGGTGCCCGCCAACCTGGGCACGGTGGCGACGCCGGTGGTGGTGGCGGCCGACGCGCTGACGGCCAAGTTCGACTTCACCGCGGCGAACGTCAGCGGCGAGGGCGAGCTGGTCGCCACGCTGAATGGTCAGACGGTGGTGGCGAAGCTGCGCGTGGAGGCGCTCACCGGCGCCAACCACGTCGTCATCAGCGAGTTCGCGCCGCAGGGCCCGGGCGGAGCCGACGACGAGTTCGTGGAGCTGTTCAACCCCACCTCGTCCCCGGTGAACCTGGCGGGCTGGCAGCTGCAGTACAAGAGCTCGACGGGCCCGGCGTACCGGTCCTACACGCTGCCGGCCGGCGCGACCATCCAGCCTCGGGGCTACTACCTGGTGGCCAGCTCGAAGTACCAGGCTGCCGGCGTCGCCGCGGACGCGACGTGGCCCACCACCGCGTTCGCGCTGTCTGCCTCGGCGACGGGGGGGGGCCACCTGCGCATCGGGCCTCCGGGCCTGAGCGAGAACCCGGGCGACCCGAGCACCGTGGACCGGGTCGGCTACGGGTCGGCGGATGATGCCGAGGGCGCCTCTGTCACGCCCCTGCCGGTGGCCGCGGGCTCCTTCGAGCGCAAGGCCAACGCGTCCTCCACCTCCGCCACCATGCAGGGCGGGGTGGACGCGCTGCGCGGCAACGGGCACGACTCGGACGACAACGCGTCGGACTTCATCCTCCGCACGCAGCGCGGCCCGCAGAACACGACGAGCGCCACCGAGTAG
- a CDS encoding SCO family protein, which translates to MSRSRAHALRHLLFLLTLVAATVAPRSRAEDAAAVVPTPRPAPAPSLEVEVPDVELVDQTGRAVRLWTDLVRGHTVAINFIFTRCKTICSPMTATMARVQKDLGEKSGVRFISITLDVANDTPERMAKFAEPFKPGPGWSFLTGEPAKVKEALVALGGYVPDKEAHRPTVLVGNAVANTWQRVDGLGSPSTILAALREVQARSKGPSELGSVDGDAGNQDAAAAKYFTNTELVDQHGKTHRFYEDLVRGRKVLINFAFTACKGACSPITRHLARVQEQLGGRVGKDITMITLSVDPANDTPRSLGTFTKKMGVKPGWYFLTGARENITLVLKKLGGYVDDPNAHNTTLLIGDSTTGMWVKSPAMAQVENIVYAVEHLNDPR; encoded by the coding sequence ATGAGTCGCTCACGCGCGCACGCGCTTCGCCACCTGCTGTTCCTCCTGACGCTGGTCGCGGCCACCGTGGCCCCACGCTCGCGCGCGGAGGACGCGGCCGCCGTCGTCCCCACGCCCCGCCCCGCTCCCGCGCCATCCCTGGAGGTGGAGGTGCCGGACGTGGAGCTGGTGGACCAGACGGGCCGCGCGGTGCGGCTGTGGACCGACCTGGTCCGTGGCCACACGGTGGCCATCAACTTCATCTTCACCCGGTGCAAGACCATCTGCTCGCCGATGACGGCGACGATGGCGCGCGTGCAGAAGGACCTGGGCGAGAAGAGCGGCGTGCGCTTCATCTCCATCACCCTGGACGTGGCCAATGACACTCCCGAGCGGATGGCGAAGTTCGCGGAGCCCTTCAAGCCCGGGCCGGGCTGGTCCTTCCTCACCGGAGAGCCCGCGAAGGTGAAGGAGGCGCTCGTGGCGCTCGGCGGATACGTTCCCGACAAGGAGGCGCACCGGCCCACGGTGCTGGTGGGCAACGCGGTGGCCAACACCTGGCAGCGCGTGGACGGACTGGGCAGCCCCTCCACCATCCTCGCCGCCCTGCGCGAGGTCCAGGCCCGCTCGAAGGGGCCCTCCGAGCTGGGGAGCGTCGACGGCGACGCGGGCAACCAGGACGCCGCCGCCGCGAAGTACTTCACCAACACGGAGCTGGTGGACCAGCACGGCAAGACGCACCGCTTCTACGAGGACCTCGTGCGGGGACGGAAGGTGCTCATCAACTTCGCCTTCACGGCCTGCAAGGGCGCGTGCTCCCCCATCACCCGACACCTCGCGCGGGTGCAGGAGCAGCTCGGCGGTCGCGTGGGCAAGGACATCACCATGATCACCCTCTCCGTCGACCCCGCCAACGACACGCCCAGGAGCCTGGGCACCTTCACCAAGAAGATGGGCGTCAAGCCCGGCTGGTACTTCCTCACCGGCGCGCGCGAGAACATCACCCTCGTGCTGAAGAAGCTGGGCGGCTACGTCGACGACCCCAACGCCCACAACACCACGCTCCTCATCGGCGACTCCACGACGGGCATGTGGGTGAAGTCCCCCGCGATGGCCCAGGTGGAGAACATCGTCTACGCCGTCGAGCACCTGAATGACCCGAGGTAG
- a CDS encoding multicopper oxidase domain-containing protein, translating into MSHSLPSWGRVMAAVALASHLACQREGASGTSSSSDRQPLAAAQDKEVKSAPEANAAPSCARTITAEVVALDQVYTYNRLGSFNPSGMVYALMEDVEAIDASKGPGPGNVRLKTNKRPRPLTLRANVGDCLSVKFTNWLAPTRSAIPSADQSQPGPSKAGGSPTISILRKLLPLWVMTPTYDRVLSLVKGDAVGGQWFELGQDEKAAEDHRDNSPATRHASLHIQGLQYLRDIRSDGANVGQNPSSLVPSGGSIDYLWYADHEGVFFFYSMGASFGGEGDGGSTAQGLFGAVNVEPAGSTWYRSKVSEAVLKAVTTGNNPDGTPIIDYSKKDASGRPYLAILDGSNQIRHGDLEAIITGYKSTVVGTSTSIDQGHFRELTAIYHDEIKAVQAFDELEWNPTLHSVRDGFGVNYGVAGLGAELIANRAKIGPTKDCVTCEYEEFFLESWANGDPAMNVEKDASGKAVAALYPDDPTNVHHSYLGDPVRIRNIHAGPAETHVFHLHAHQWKYSPSVENSNYLDSQTVSPGSAFTYDINYGGSGNRNFTAGDSIHHCHLYPHFAQGMWALWRVHDVFEAGTKDRRLPDAEISGGTPNPAVIPIPNRAMPPMPTYAATTVSTPSGPMTRPAFPGFPFYIPGMAGRRTPQPPLDLEYDGGLPRHIVTNAVGPVAYGNSGRFDVDPTALNIKLLPHDGTPTEKAAMAFHAGEFPSAAGATAPTVLPLHNDPTYAETAKYYPGYTALGGTGRFLVNGRKPVAGAPFADPCPERTTKRNYRATYVQIAMQRVNRAGWHDPQARLMVLNEDLANTQDGKRPPEPFFFRAESGECINFYATNIIPAHLEPDDFQIYTPTDVIGQHIHLVKFDVTASDGAGNGWNYEDGTLSSDTVAHRIHLANAAGGAFAADGNVGETGPRVYLTAPTVHPRIPRAPGTAQTTVQRWWADPLLPSGNSHTLETVFTHDHFGPSSHQQHGFYGALIVEPKGSRWKDMSSGVYFGSRLSDGGPTSWKADIITANPANSFREFSLAFADYVPLYDECGQPVNPPNYKEVKLPEAIGFEDVPMPEAISAADPGGMTINYHNEPIPHRISSRLRCGNRSQRIGARGDMANVFRSDIHGDPYTPLLYGYQGDNIRVRLVQGAQEEQHSFTLHGNKWLKEMYDPDSGFYNAQAIGISEHFEFNLTGGLPQIIGPYETADYMYMSASTGDLWNGMWGILRTYKNRQRGVRTLSDVALLAADENPKLQVVTRKGAAEPGEVQAYPPLELIDLPEEAGLEEMDAAKETESVEDSYEVDDAGQKVKIRTVEHLMADREAMIKVDEALVLRYEALNWFGIKPIKTDSCPRGSPVRVYRVSAIDAKNWLPGQRLVYNDVHEIYDPDAIIFALDSHLSALKSGTRRPEPLILRARAGECIQVTLTNRLPSTTLPKTPTWAHHAAITPNFNVNQVKMSNHVSLHPQLVSYDVNSDDGANVGLNAVQTVAPGAARTYRWFAGEFKSSPFGTPFPWGRRTPMEFGIVNLRNMADVVNHGMHGAIGALVIEPADAWWTTDSSTEAQAYVQYTRPDGKLETFREFVALFQDDLGLHSDRPEYWDTDGLDSNRALRNTAGIDDSQDTGQKGINYRTEPLWARLGQRPQTSPEEMNDLLMEDVLSSSVHGDPATPLFRAKANDKLRWRFGHPSGHSRQHAISLHGAEWRRNPWLDGGQSRVMGPNPRSPIISTQGGASVMQSYTMIPEYGAGGIAGIPGDYLYRDQASFLWSGGGLWGVLRVE; encoded by the coding sequence GTGAGCCACTCCCTCCCCAGCTGGGGGCGGGTCATGGCCGCGGTGGCGCTGGCCTCTCACCTCGCCTGTCAGCGCGAGGGCGCGAGCGGAACATCCTCCTCGTCGGACCGCCAACCGCTGGCGGCGGCGCAGGACAAGGAGGTGAAATCCGCGCCCGAAGCGAACGCCGCGCCGTCGTGCGCGCGGACGATCACCGCCGAGGTGGTCGCGTTGGATCAGGTCTACACATACAACCGCCTGGGGTCGTTCAACCCGTCAGGCATGGTCTACGCCCTGATGGAGGACGTGGAGGCCATCGACGCGAGCAAGGGCCCGGGGCCCGGCAACGTGCGCCTCAAGACGAACAAGCGCCCTCGCCCGCTCACGCTGCGCGCCAACGTGGGGGACTGCCTCTCCGTCAAGTTCACCAACTGGCTGGCGCCCACCCGCTCCGCCATCCCCAGCGCGGATCAGTCGCAGCCCGGCCCGAGCAAGGCCGGCGGCTCGCCCACCATCAGCATCCTGCGCAAGCTGCTGCCGCTCTGGGTGATGACGCCCACGTATGACCGCGTGTTGTCGCTCGTCAAGGGTGACGCGGTGGGGGGCCAGTGGTTCGAGCTGGGGCAGGACGAGAAGGCCGCCGAGGACCACCGCGACAACTCCCCCGCCACGCGCCACGCCTCCCTCCACATCCAGGGCCTCCAGTACCTGCGCGACATCCGCTCCGACGGCGCCAACGTGGGCCAGAACCCCAGCAGCCTGGTCCCCTCCGGCGGGAGCATCGACTACCTCTGGTACGCGGACCACGAGGGCGTGTTCTTCTTCTACAGCATGGGCGCGTCGTTCGGCGGCGAGGGCGACGGCGGCTCCACCGCGCAGGGCCTGTTCGGCGCGGTCAACGTCGAGCCCGCGGGCAGCACCTGGTACCGCTCCAAGGTGAGCGAGGCCGTGCTCAAGGCCGTCACCACCGGCAACAACCCGGATGGCACGCCCATCATCGACTATTCCAAGAAGGACGCCTCGGGCCGGCCCTACCTGGCCATCCTCGATGGGAGCAACCAGATCCGCCACGGCGACCTGGAGGCCATCATCACCGGCTACAAGAGCACGGTGGTGGGCACCAGCACGTCCATCGACCAGGGCCACTTCCGCGAGCTCACCGCCATCTACCACGACGAGATCAAGGCCGTTCAGGCCTTCGACGAGCTCGAGTGGAATCCCACCCTGCACAGCGTGCGTGACGGCTTCGGCGTCAACTACGGCGTGGCGGGCCTGGGCGCGGAGCTGATCGCCAACCGCGCCAAGATCGGCCCCACCAAGGACTGCGTCACCTGCGAGTACGAGGAGTTCTTCCTCGAGTCGTGGGCCAACGGCGACCCCGCGATGAACGTGGAGAAGGACGCCAGCGGCAAGGCCGTGGCGGCCCTCTACCCGGACGATCCGACCAACGTCCACCACAGCTACCTGGGCGACCCGGTGCGCATCCGCAACATCCACGCGGGCCCCGCGGAGACCCACGTCTTCCACCTCCACGCCCACCAGTGGAAGTACTCCCCGAGCGTCGAGAACTCCAACTACCTCGACTCGCAGACGGTCAGCCCCGGCTCGGCCTTCACCTACGACATCAACTACGGCGGCTCCGGCAACCGCAACTTCACCGCGGGCGACTCCATCCACCATTGCCACCTGTACCCGCACTTCGCCCAGGGCATGTGGGCGCTGTGGCGCGTGCACGACGTCTTCGAGGCCGGAACCAAGGACCGCCGCCTGCCGGACGCGGAGATCTCCGGCGGCACGCCCAACCCCGCCGTCATCCCCATCCCCAACCGGGCCATGCCGCCCATGCCCACGTACGCGGCCACCACCGTGAGCACGCCCTCGGGCCCCATGACGCGGCCAGCGTTCCCCGGCTTCCCCTTCTACATCCCGGGCATGGCCGGACGCCGCACGCCCCAGCCTCCGCTCGACCTGGAATACGACGGCGGCCTGCCGCGCCACATCGTGACCAACGCGGTGGGGCCCGTGGCCTACGGCAACTCCGGCCGGTTCGACGTGGACCCCACGGCGCTCAACATCAAGCTGCTGCCGCACGACGGCACGCCCACGGAGAAGGCCGCCATGGCCTTCCACGCGGGAGAGTTCCCCAGCGCCGCCGGCGCCACCGCGCCCACCGTCCTGCCGCTCCACAACGACCCCACCTACGCAGAGACGGCGAAGTACTACCCGGGCTACACCGCCCTGGGCGGCACGGGGAGGTTCCTCGTCAACGGCCGCAAGCCCGTGGCCGGCGCGCCCTTCGCGGACCCGTGCCCGGAGCGCACGACGAAACGCAACTACCGCGCCACCTACGTGCAGATCGCCATGCAGCGCGTGAACCGCGCCGGCTGGCACGACCCGCAGGCGCGGTTGATGGTGCTCAACGAGGACCTGGCCAACACGCAGGACGGCAAGCGCCCCCCGGAGCCCTTCTTCTTCCGCGCCGAGTCCGGCGAGTGCATCAACTTCTACGCCACCAACATCATCCCCGCCCACCTGGAGCCGGATGACTTCCAGATCTACACGCCCACGGACGTCATCGGGCAGCACATCCACCTGGTGAAGTTCGACGTGACGGCGTCCGACGGCGCCGGCAACGGCTGGAACTACGAGGACGGCACGCTGTCCTCCGACACGGTCGCCCACCGCATCCACCTGGCCAACGCGGCGGGTGGCGCCTTCGCCGCGGATGGCAACGTGGGCGAGACGGGCCCGCGCGTGTACCTCACCGCCCCGACCGTGCACCCCCGAATTCCCCGCGCGCCGGGCACCGCGCAGACGACCGTGCAGCGCTGGTGGGCGGATCCCCTCCTGCCTTCCGGCAACTCGCACACGCTGGAGACGGTGTTCACCCACGACCACTTCGGCCCGTCGTCGCACCAGCAGCACGGCTTCTACGGCGCGCTCATCGTCGAGCCCAAGGGCTCCCGGTGGAAGGACATGAGCAGCGGCGTGTACTTCGGCTCGCGCCTCTCGGACGGCGGCCCGACGAGCTGGAAGGCGGACATCATCACCGCGAACCCGGCCAACAGCTTCCGCGAGTTCTCGCTCGCCTTCGCGGACTACGTGCCGCTCTACGACGAGTGCGGCCAGCCGGTGAACCCGCCCAACTACAAGGAGGTGAAGCTGCCGGAGGCCATCGGCTTCGAGGACGTGCCCATGCCGGAGGCCATCAGCGCCGCGGACCCGGGCGGGATGACCATCAACTACCACAACGAGCCCATCCCCCATCGCATCTCCTCGAGGCTGCGGTGCGGGAACCGGTCGCAGCGCATCGGGGCCCGCGGGGACATGGCCAACGTCTTCCGCTCCGACATCCACGGCGACCCGTACACGCCGCTGCTCTATGGCTACCAGGGCGACAACATCCGCGTCCGCCTCGTCCAGGGCGCGCAGGAGGAGCAGCACTCGTTCACCCTGCATGGCAACAAGTGGCTCAAGGAGATGTACGACCCGGACAGCGGCTTCTACAACGCCCAGGCCATCGGCATCTCCGAACACTTCGAGTTCAACCTGACCGGCGGCCTGCCGCAGATCATCGGGCCGTACGAGACGGCGGACTACATGTACATGAGCGCGTCCACGGGTGACCTGTGGAACGGCATGTGGGGCATCCTCCGCACGTACAAGAACCGGCAGCGGGGCGTGCGCACGCTGTCGGACGTGGCGCTGCTCGCCGCGGACGAGAACCCCAAGCTCCAGGTCGTCACGCGCAAGGGCGCCGCGGAGCCGGGCGAGGTGCAGGCCTATCCGCCGCTGGAGCTGATCGACCTGCCCGAGGAGGCGGGCCTGGAGGAGATGGACGCCGCGAAGGAGACGGAGTCGGTGGAGGACTCCTACGAGGTGGACGACGCGGGCCAGAAGGTGAAGATCCGCACCGTCGAGCACCTCATGGCGGACCGCGAGGCGATGATCAAGGTCGACGAGGCGCTGGTGCTCCGCTACGAGGCCCTCAACTGGTTCGGCATCAAGCCCATCAAGACGGACTCGTGCCCCAGGGGCTCTCCGGTGCGGGTGTACCGGGTCTCCGCCATCGACGCGAAGAACTGGTTGCCCGGCCAGCGGCTCGTCTACAACGACGTCCACGAGATCTACGACCCGGACGCCATCATCTTCGCGCTCGACTCGCACCTGTCGGCGCTGAAGTCCGGGACGCGCAGGCCAGAGCCGCTCATCCTCCGGGCACGCGCGGGCGAGTGCATCCAGGTCACCCTGACCAACCGGCTGCCCTCCACCACGCTGCCCAAGACGCCCACCTGGGCGCACCACGCGGCCATCACCCCGAACTTCAACGTCAACCAGGTGAAGATGTCGAACCACGTGTCGCTGCATCCGCAGCTTGTCTCGTACGACGTGAACTCGGATGACGGCGCCAACGTGGGCCTCAACGCCGTGCAGACGGTGGCTCCGGGCGCGGCGCGCACGTACCGGTGGTTCGCCGGTGAGTTCAAGAGCTCGCCGTTCGGCACGCCGTTCCCCTGGGGCCGCAGGACGCCCATGGAGTTCGGCATCGTCAACCTGCGCAACATGGCGGACGTGGTGAACCACGGCATGCACGGCGCCATCGGCGCGCTCGTCATCGAGCCCGCGGACGCGTGGTGGACGACGGACTCGAGCACCGAGGCCCAGGCCTACGTGCAGTACACGAGGCCGGACGGAAAGCTGGAGACGTTCCGCGAGTTCGTGGCGCTGTTCCAGGACGACCTGGGACTGCACAGCGACCGCCCCGAGTACTGGGACACCGACGGCCTCGACAGCAACCGGGCGCTGCGCAACACGGCGGGCATCGACGACTCGCAGGACACGGGCCAGAAGGGCATCAACTACCGGACCGAGCCGCTGTGGGCCCGGCTCGGCCAGCGCCCGCAGACCTCGCCCGAGGAGATGAACGACCTGCTCATGGAGGACGTGCTCAGCTCCTCCGTCCACGGCGATCCGGCCACGCCGCTGTTCCGGGCGAAGGCGAACGACAAGCTGCGCTGGCGGTTCGGCCATCCGTCCGGCCACTCGCGGCAGCACGCCATCTCCCTGCACGGCGCGGAGTGGCGCCGCAACCCGTGGCTCGACGGCGGCCAGTCGCGCGTGATGGGGCCGAACCCGCGGTCGCCCATCATCTCCACGCAGGGCGGCGCATCCGTGATGCAGTCGTACACGATGATTCCGGAGTACGGCGCCGGAGGCATCGCGGGCATCCCGGGTGACTACCTCTACCGCGACCAGGCCAGCTTCCTGTGGAGCGGCGGCGGCCTGTGGGGCGTGTTGCGCGTCGAGTAG